A genomic segment from Desulfonatronum lacustre DSM 10312 encodes:
- a CDS encoding efflux RND transporter permease subunit — MRWPELVLRHKHAVLALLAAVMILGVQARFQLPVQLFPDTNPPTVTVITEYPGMAAEDVDLDLTKLLEEEFTGLDGVTRISSTSQTNLSVIRLEFQYDRVSALAAVDVQNAVGRVRRDLPAAVGEPQVLEFSTSDKPIITVALSSPGTPPEIPLDEVRELADNEIRERIQRLPGIAAVDVFGGSKRELHVAVHRDRLESLGLDFDHVVRTLRNWNISAPGGRIEHGGLESVIRFEEPIRGPEDARGLVLVAKGDQRVFLGDVADVRFRPGEDRSAFRHDGRPAIAVQVIKRDEANTVETARLVREALAELRLGHPGVDMAVAGDDSEFTERVIADMTRTVFFAVLLTVLIVFLFLANLRQAAIIALSIPTAFLATFSLMQLAGLDLNMVTMSALVLAIGLLVDDGIVILENIHRQMAVLGKAPRTAAVDGVSELFAAKLGGTLTTLGVLLPLMFLGGFIGKMFGPLSMTLAFALASSFFISVTLIPLLGAYWLKPPRETGFQAGLGAILTRWFSGVRVLYLAGLRSSLRHPRLTLILAAALLIAGLAMLRLSGSEMLPRFDSGSFRVLVDLAPGTPLEDTLRAVNVAERFLVDNPVVLRTTLRAGHEVGARAMGDRGAMGVNQAEFAVDLTPRTERLESQWQIMDQVRRILERTPGVTLGVPKEMGGTARASTSASIVVRVSGNDPVLLDRTAKELLRHLGGVPGISDLYANWSLDTPQIKVHLDHQRVAELGLTGSQAARIAHQALDGQVATNLRQSPRRDLDIVVRYAHANRQHLEDLENILLNTPRGPVPLREIARLEHGLGPRILTRENGQRTVEVHGFHFGRPLSEVVADVSARLREFTPPPGYQTVLAGEQSDFAEARARMLRALALAGLAVYLILVIQFSSFKHPLTVMSAIPLQFTGVGAALIIAGKYVSMPALLGIILLVGIVVNNAIILLDLARGRIQDGLEPEEAVIEAVSTRFRPIMMTSLSTIAGMLPLALEMAVGAERFSPIATVIIGGVTASTVLTLIVIPTLFVALEKRDSQK, encoded by the coding sequence ATGCGTTGGCCGGAGCTGGTCTTGCGGCACAAACACGCTGTCCTCGCCCTGCTCGCGGCCGTGATGATCCTGGGCGTCCAGGCGCGATTCCAGCTTCCGGTCCAATTGTTTCCGGACACCAACCCGCCCACGGTGACCGTGATCACCGAATACCCCGGCATGGCCGCCGAAGACGTTGACCTAGACCTGACCAAGTTGCTGGAGGAGGAATTCACCGGACTGGACGGCGTGACGCGGATCAGTTCCACCAGCCAGACCAATCTGTCCGTGATCCGCCTGGAATTCCAGTACGACAGGGTCTCGGCCCTGGCCGCGGTGGATGTCCAGAACGCGGTCGGCCGCGTGCGTCGCGACCTGCCCGCCGCCGTGGGCGAGCCCCAGGTGCTGGAATTTTCCACATCGGACAAGCCCATCATCACCGTGGCCCTGAGCTCGCCGGGCACGCCCCCTGAAATACCATTGGACGAGGTGCGGGAACTCGCGGACAACGAAATCCGGGAACGCATCCAGCGTCTTCCCGGCATCGCCGCGGTGGACGTCTTCGGCGGGTCCAAACGCGAGCTGCACGTGGCCGTGCATCGGGACCGGCTGGAGTCCCTGGGGCTGGATTTCGACCACGTTGTCCGCACTCTGCGAAACTGGAACATTTCCGCTCCGGGCGGACGCATCGAGCACGGCGGGCTGGAAAGCGTGATCCGGTTCGAGGAGCCGATCCGCGGCCCCGAGGACGCCCGCGGTCTGGTTCTTGTCGCCAAGGGCGATCAGCGGGTTTTCCTGGGCGACGTGGCCGACGTGCGGTTCCGGCCCGGAGAGGATCGCTCCGCCTTTCGCCATGACGGCCGACCGGCCATCGCCGTGCAGGTGATCAAGCGCGACGAGGCCAACACCGTGGAAACGGCCCGGCTGGTGCGCGAGGCCCTGGCCGAGTTACGCCTGGGCCACCCCGGGGTGGACATGGCCGTTGCCGGGGATGATTCGGAGTTCACGGAACGGGTCATCGCGGACATGACCCGCACGGTGTTTTTCGCCGTGCTCCTGACCGTGCTCATCGTGTTCCTGTTTCTGGCCAATCTGCGCCAAGCAGCGATCATCGCTCTGTCCATCCCCACGGCCTTCCTGGCCACGTTCTCCCTGATGCAGCTGGCCGGGCTGGATCTGAACATGGTCACCATGTCCGCCCTGGTTCTGGCCATCGGGCTGCTGGTGGACGACGGCATCGTGATCCTGGAGAATATTCACCGCCAAATGGCCGTGCTGGGCAAGGCCCCGCGAACCGCGGCCGTGGACGGCGTGTCGGAGTTGTTCGCCGCCAAGCTGGGAGGAACCCTGACCACCCTGGGCGTGCTCCTGCCGTTGATGTTTCTGGGCGGCTTCATCGGCAAGATGTTCGGCCCGTTGTCCATGACTCTGGCCTTTGCCCTGGCCTCGTCTTTTTTCATATCCGTGACCCTGATCCCCCTGCTGGGCGCGTACTGGCTCAAGCCGCCCCGCGAAACGGGCTTTCAGGCCGGGCTGGGCGCGATTTTGACCCGCTGGTTTTCCGGCGTGCGCGTCCTGTACCTGGCCGGTCTGCGGTCCTCCCTGCGCCATCCCCGGCTGACCCTGATCCTGGCCGCGGCCTTGCTGATCGCCGGGCTGGCCATGCTGCGCCTGTCCGGCAGCGAGATGCTGCCTCGGTTCGACTCGGGCAGTTTCCGGGTGCTGGTGGATCTCGCGCCGGGCACTCCACTGGAAGACACTCTACGGGCCGTGAACGTGGCGGAACGGTTTCTGGTGGACAATCCCGTCGTCCTGCGCACCACGCTGCGCGCCGGACACGAAGTCGGCGCCCGGGCCATGGGGGACCGCGGGGCCATGGGCGTGAACCAGGCCGAATTCGCCGTGGACCTGACCCCACGCACCGAGCGTCTGGAAAGCCAGTGGCAGATCATGGACCAGGTCCGCCGCATTCTGGAACGCACCCCCGGCGTGACCCTCGGGGTGCCCAAGGAAATGGGCGGCACGGCCAGGGCCTCCACCAGCGCCTCCATCGTCGTGCGCGTTTCGGGCAACGATCCGGTCCTGCTGGATCGAACCGCGAAAGAACTGCTGCGCCACCTGGGCGGCGTCCCCGGAATTTCCGACCTGTACGCGAACTGGAGCCTGGACACGCCGCAAATCAAGGTCCATCTGGACCATCAACGGGTCGCGGAACTGGGCCTGACCGGAAGCCAGGCCGCCCGCATCGCGCATCAGGCCCTGGACGGCCAAGTGGCCACGAACCTGCGTCAATCCCCGCGCCGTGACCTGGACATCGTGGTGCGCTATGCCCATGCGAATCGGCAACACCTGGAAGACCTGGAAAACATCCTGCTGAACACGCCCCGCGGCCCGGTTCCGCTGCGTGAAATCGCTCGGCTGGAGCACGGTTTGGGGCCGCGCATCCTGACCCGGGAAAACGGACAACGCACCGTGGAGGTGCATGGATTTCATTTCGGACGCCCGCTTTCCGAAGTGGTCGCAGACGTCTCCGCCCGGTTGCGGGAGTTCACTCCCCCACCCGGGTATCAGACGGTTCTGGCTGGTGAGCAGAGCGATTTCGCGGAAGCCCGCGCACGCATGCTGCGCGCCTTGGCCCTGGCCGGATTGGCCGTGTATCTGATCCTGGTGATCCAGTTTTCCAGCTTCAAGCACCCCCTGACCGTGATGTCCGCCATTCCCCTGCAGTTCACAGGGGTCGGCGCGGCCTTGATCATTGCCGGAAAATACGTGTCCATGCCCGCGCTTTTGGGCATCATCTTGCTGGTGGGCATCGTGGTGAACAACGCCATCATCCTGCTGGACCTGGCCCGCGGCAGAATTCAGGACGGCCTGGAACCTGAGGAAGCCGTCATCGAGGCAGTGAGCACCCGATTTCGGCCGATCATGATGACCAGTCTGTCCACCATCGCGGGCATGCTCCCCCTGGCCTTGGAAATGGCCGTGGGCGCGGAGCGGTTTTCTCCCATCGCCACCGTGATCATCGGCGGCGTCACCGCCTCCACGGTCCTCACCCTGATCGTCATCCCGACCTTGTTCGTGGCTCTGGAGAAAAGAGATTCCCAAAAATGA
- a CDS encoding efflux RND transporter periplasmic adaptor subunit: MKQVDMSHADGVAVESTGGMTSVASRLIVALLLIGLVVWIGLGVAQRMQARLHPEPARIPPPIAVEVMSVQTAPFVLTREYQGTVEADTRAVVSARVPGKVLAFALREGQAVSRGAELVLLDDTESRREVERLMALEERIAGELDLAQTTLLRENELFRQDGIAQAALDAARQRVHALQAQAREARAALDLARAKVDYAREQAPFAGLVQEVFVHEGEFVGIGAPLIALTSQERLKAVVAVSQGDASDIHAGQPVSLGVPAVGQTWPSRVELVHPTLDPATRNLTLSAFFPPDASTGHPGGTVRPGMAVRAVLEHTDEEEVILIPARAIHRGQTSARAFVVEGGVAVRRDLELGPSRQGWVQVLSGLAPGERLITTFNPRLATGEAVFVASEPGEAREPKAPQEPEGGR; this comes from the coding sequence ATGAAGCAAGTGGACATGAGTCATGCGGACGGGGTCGCCGTTGAGTCGACGGGAGGCATGACATCCGTCGCGTCGCGCCTGATCGTGGCGTTGCTCCTTATCGGCTTGGTCGTATGGATCGGCCTGGGCGTTGCGCAGCGGATGCAAGCGCGTCTGCATCCGGAACCGGCCCGAATCCCTCCGCCCATTGCCGTGGAGGTCATGTCCGTTCAAACCGCGCCCTTCGTCCTGACCCGGGAGTATCAGGGCACGGTGGAGGCGGACACGCGAGCCGTGGTCTCGGCCAGGGTTCCGGGCAAGGTGCTTGCCTTCGCCTTGCGGGAAGGTCAGGCCGTATCCCGGGGCGCGGAGCTCGTCCTCCTGGACGACACGGAATCGCGCCGGGAGGTGGAGCGCCTGATGGCTTTGGAGGAACGGATCGCCGGGGAGCTGGACCTGGCGCAGACCACCTTGCTGCGGGAAAACGAACTCTTCCGCCAGGACGGCATCGCCCAGGCGGCCCTGGATGCTGCGCGGCAGCGCGTACACGCCTTGCAAGCCCAGGCCCGTGAGGCACGAGCCGCTCTGGATCTTGCCCGGGCCAAGGTCGACTATGCCCGTGAGCAGGCTCCTTTTGCCGGACTCGTGCAGGAAGTGTTCGTGCACGAAGGGGAGTTCGTCGGCATCGGAGCGCCCCTGATCGCGTTGACCAGCCAGGAACGGCTTAAGGCCGTGGTGGCTGTATCCCAGGGCGATGCGTCCGACATTCATGCCGGGCAACCCGTGTCCCTGGGCGTTCCGGCAGTGGGCCAAACCTGGCCCAGCCGGGTAGAGCTGGTGCATCCGACCCTGGACCCGGCCACACGTAATCTGACCCTGAGCGCTTTTTTTCCTCCGGACGCATCGACCGGTCACCCCGGCGGGACCGTGCGTCCCGGCATGGCCGTGCGCGCCGTGCTGGAGCACACGGACGAAGAGGAGGTGATCCTGATCCCGGCTAGGGCCATCCACCGAGGGCAGACTTCGGCCAGGGCCTTTGTCGTGGAAGGCGGGGTCGCCGTGCGCCGGGATCTTGAGCTGGGTCCATCCCGGCAGGGCTGGGTTCAGGTGCTGTCCGGTCTGGCTCCCGGCGAGAGGTTGATCACCACCTTTAATCCTCGATTGGCCACGGGAGAGGCGGTCTTTGTTGCTTCAGAACCCGGAGAAGCTCGAGAGCCGAAAGCGCCCCAGGAGCCCGAGGGAGGAAGGTGA
- a CDS encoding sensor histidine kinase, with the protein MSINSRLALTIGGVILVAALITILFVNARMKEHALREAQDKAQVILDSRLAVHTYFSHQLKPILFDFAATNAPELGEQFEPVWMSSSYAVREMEEYFKGLHDIPYYYKEAAIDARHPDNEADALEREFIKRLNRDDELDLLSEIRIFDGEPYFTVLQRGETMEATCLRCHSEPERAPRGMVEAYGSERSFHRTEDEVVSAVSIRIPLEAAYTSVNQLTLQLAIAFGTVLVGLFCVTVILNKRWIFNPLGYLRDKAQAIATDPAHLGEQIKPPKGTELVDLANTFNSMSKALQIERNELEDRVRRRTMELETSNAKLRREMAEREQAEEMIRLVNQQLRISNEDKDRLFSIIAHDLKSPLTGLMTSTQMLAEDIDVFSEQEVTRLASELHKNTNHMMALLDDLMQWARMGQGNMEFILEPSSMHELASISLNSTQGVADQKDISIIIDIPRDMTAMIDKPMINTVIRNLLFNAVKFTPRGGEILVTARQEGDVIQMAVKDSGIGINKEKLSNLFTISRDKRQLGTEGEKGTGLGLVICKQFIEKHGGRIWMESKPGQGTTVFFTLPKGRA; encoded by the coding sequence ATGAGCATAAATTCCCGCCTGGCCTTGACTATAGGGGGAGTCATTCTTGTCGCCGCCTTGATCACGATTCTCTTTGTGAATGCCAGAATGAAAGAGCATGCCTTGCGGGAAGCCCAAGACAAGGCCCAGGTGATTCTGGATTCCAGGCTGGCCGTACATACCTACTTCTCGCATCAACTCAAGCCGATCCTGTTTGACTTCGCCGCGACGAACGCGCCTGAACTGGGCGAACAGTTCGAACCGGTATGGATGTCCTCATCATATGCCGTGCGTGAAATGGAAGAGTACTTTAAAGGATTGCATGACATTCCTTATTATTACAAGGAGGCGGCGATCGACGCGCGTCACCCGGACAACGAAGCCGACGCCCTGGAGCGGGAGTTCATTAAAAGGCTGAACCGGGACGACGAACTGGATCTTCTGTCTGAAATCCGGATATTCGACGGTGAACCCTACTTCACCGTTCTGCAACGCGGCGAAACCATGGAAGCAACATGTCTTCGTTGCCACTCCGAACCGGAGCGTGCCCCGCGGGGCATGGTGGAAGCTTACGGCTCGGAGCGCAGCTTTCATCGGACAGAGGACGAGGTCGTCTCAGCCGTGTCCATTCGGATTCCTCTTGAGGCGGCATACACCTCCGTCAATCAACTCACCTTGCAGTTGGCCATTGCGTTCGGGACCGTACTCGTGGGCCTTTTCTGCGTGACCGTGATCCTGAACAAACGCTGGATATTCAATCCGTTGGGGTATCTTCGCGACAAGGCCCAGGCCATTGCCACGGACCCCGCGCACCTGGGAGAGCAGATCAAGCCGCCAAAAGGCACGGAACTGGTCGACCTCGCCAACACGTTCAACAGCATGTCCAAAGCTCTCCAAATTGAACGAAACGAACTTGAAGATCGTGTTCGCCGACGGACGATGGAACTTGAAACGTCCAATGCCAAGCTGCGAAGAGAAATGGCTGAACGCGAACAGGCCGAAGAGATGATCAGGCTGGTCAACCAGCAGTTGCGGATATCCAATGAGGACAAAGACAGACTCTTTTCCATTATCGCCCATGACCTGAAATCCCCTTTGACCGGACTGATGACCTCAACACAGATGCTTGCCGAGGATATTGATGTCTTTTCCGAACAGGAGGTAACCCGTCTGGCTTCAGAGTTGCACAAAAACACAAACCACATGATGGCTCTGCTTGATGATCTGATGCAATGGGCGCGCATGGGTCAAGGCAACATGGAGTTTATCCTTGAGCCATCCAGTATGCATGAACTGGCGAGCATCAGCCTGAATTCGACCCAGGGCGTGGCCGACCAGAAGGACATCTCCATCATCATTGATATCCCCCGCGACATGACGGCCATGATCGACAAGCCGATGATCAACACCGTCATTCGCAATCTGCTCTTCAATGCCGTGAAATTCACGCCCCGTGGCGGAGAAATTCTCGTCACGGCCCGACAAGAAGGCGACGTTATTCAGATGGCCGTGAAGGATAGCGGTATCGGCATAAACAAGGAAAAGCTGTCGAACCTCTTCACCATTTCCAGGGACAAGCGCCAGCTTGGGACGGAAGGCGAAAAGGGTACCGGCCTCGGCCTGGTCATCTGCAAACAGTTCATCGAAAAGCACGGTGGTCGAATCTGGATGGAAAGCAAACCAGGACAGGGAACGACCGTTTTTTTTACGCTGCCAAAAGGGCGGGCATGA
- a CDS encoding methyl-accepting chemotaxis protein, producing MQRILGDLRISVKLMLLIIVPIAAMLIISGVVLKERRQTMADMQRLEQMILLSVRIGNLIHDMQVERGLSAGFVSSQGREFGAELNAQLRRTDQSLAAFQDFVDTGLAGLENVRSQAQAQSRELGRLREFRAEVSARNITGIQTVDKYTGLIESLMASIRAMPNATDDSDATRVAVAYAALLQAKEYAGQERAILSNIFTAQRMTGEQLRRWLNVLVRQDELFDVFVAYAPPTQRTALTNVMNEHGPRVAPWRDRVFSSMEGGTLAGDAGQWFRDSTSRIEGLKRIEDTSARDMEAMAEDLARQARSAFALVSALIAAALVVTGLLAAAIMRGISGPVSRTVSFARAVAQGDLSQKLTIRQGDEIGVLCDALRTMVDALKEKIAEAEAKTTEAAQEAERARQATSEAEAARAQAERAKKEGMIQAAAKIEHVVERLSSASQELSAQVEHSSQGAKTQKERITETATAMEEMNATVLEVARNASNAAQSADSARQDALAGADAVRKVVGAIGRVQDQATELKTNMGELAKAADGIGRIIGVINDIADQTNLLALNAAIEAARAGDAGRGFAVVADEVRKLAEKTMVATKEVEQAIHGIQSVTQVNAQSVDQSVTIIQDATGLANDSGKTLERIVELVADTSDQVSSIAAASEEQSAASEEINRAISEVNQVADETAAGMDESASAVNELAEQAQELQRLVEVMAKG from the coding sequence ATGCAAAGAATATTGGGCGACTTGCGGATCAGCGTCAAACTGATGCTGTTGATTATCGTGCCCATCGCGGCCATGCTGATCATATCCGGCGTAGTGCTCAAGGAGCGTCGGCAAACCATGGCGGACATGCAGCGGCTGGAGCAAATGATCCTGCTTTCGGTCAGAATCGGCAACCTGATCCACGACATGCAGGTGGAGCGGGGGCTTTCCGCCGGATTCGTCAGTTCCCAGGGCCGCGAGTTCGGCGCTGAGCTGAACGCGCAGCTTCGTCGCACGGACCAGAGCTTGGCGGCTTTTCAGGATTTCGTGGACACCGGGCTGGCAGGGCTGGAGAACGTGCGGTCCCAGGCCCAGGCGCAGTCCCGTGAACTGGGGCGACTGCGGGAGTTCCGCGCCGAGGTTTCCGCGCGCAACATCACCGGTATTCAAACCGTGGACAAGTATACCGGATTAATTGAAAGCCTGATGGCCTCGATCCGGGCCATGCCCAACGCCACCGACGACAGCGACGCCACCCGGGTCGCCGTGGCCTACGCGGCCCTGTTGCAAGCCAAGGAATATGCCGGCCAGGAACGGGCTATTCTGTCCAATATCTTCACCGCGCAAAGGATGACCGGAGAACAGTTACGGCGCTGGCTGAACGTGTTGGTCCGTCAGGATGAACTGTTCGACGTGTTCGTCGCCTACGCGCCGCCGACCCAGCGAACAGCCTTAACGAACGTCATGAACGAACACGGCCCGCGGGTGGCGCCGTGGCGGGATCGCGTCTTCTCCAGCATGGAGGGCGGGACGTTGGCCGGAGACGCGGGGCAATGGTTCCGTGACTCCACGTCGCGCATTGAGGGGTTGAAGCGTATTGAGGACACCTCGGCTCGGGACATGGAAGCCATGGCCGAGGACTTGGCCAGACAGGCCAGGAGCGCCTTTGCGCTGGTGTCCGCGCTGATCGCGGCGGCCCTGGTCGTGACCGGGTTGCTGGCCGCGGCCATCATGCGCGGCATTTCCGGTCCCGTGAGCCGGACCGTGAGCTTCGCCCGGGCCGTGGCCCAGGGGGACCTGAGCCAGAAACTGACCATCCGCCAGGGCGACGAGATCGGCGTGTTGTGCGACGCGCTGCGGACCATGGTCGACGCCTTGAAGGAGAAAATCGCCGAGGCCGAGGCCAAGACCACGGAAGCGGCCCAGGAGGCCGAACGGGCCAGACAGGCCACATCCGAGGCCGAGGCGGCCCGGGCCCAGGCCGAGCGGGCCAAGAAGGAAGGCATGATCCAGGCCGCGGCCAAGATCGAACACGTGGTGGAGCGGCTCAGCTCCGCTTCCCAGGAACTCAGCGCCCAAGTGGAGCATTCGTCCCAGGGAGCCAAAACACAGAAAGAGCGGATCACCGAAACGGCCACGGCCATGGAGGAAATGAACGCCACGGTTCTGGAAGTGGCCAGAAACGCCTCCAACGCGGCCCAGTCCGCGGATTCGGCCCGCCAGGACGCCCTGGCCGGAGCGGACGCGGTGCGCAAGGTGGTGGGCGCCATCGGCCGGGTCCAGGATCAAGCCACGGAACTCAAGACGAACATGGGCGAGCTGGCCAAGGCCGCGGACGGCATCGGACGGATCATCGGCGTGATCAACGACATCGCGGACCAGACCAACCTTCTGGCCCTGAACGCTGCCATTGAGGCGGCCCGGGCCGGGGACGCCGGACGCGGCTTCGCCGTGGTGGCCGACGAGGTGCGCAAACTGGCCGAAAAGACCATGGTCGCCACCAAGGAAGTGGAACAGGCCATCCATGGCATCCAGTCCGTGACCCAGGTCAACGCCCAGAGCGTGGATCAGTCCGTGACCATCATCCAGGACGCCACGGGCCTGGCCAACGATTCCGGCAAGACCCTGGAGCGGATCGTCGAGCTGGTGGCGGACACATCGGATCAGGTCAGCTCCATCGCCGCGGCCAGCGAGGAACAGTCCGCGGCCAGCGAGGAAATCAATCGGGCCATTTCCGAGGTCAACCAGGTTGCCGACGAAACCGCAGCGGGAATGGACGAGTCGGCCTCGGCGGTGAACGAGTTGGCTGAACAGGCTCAGGAACTGCAACGTCTGGTGGAGGTCATGGCCAAGGGGTAG
- a CDS encoding 4Fe-4S binding protein, translated as MTSPTSPLRTTLRTFGALTLPTLSCLLLAAHYLRSGDLGMVAVCLALPGLFFLRQAWVRPVLQAAFAAGMAVWVLAMMDLIQFRQVVGLPWLRLALILGSVAMVTGSGALFFETRVLRERFRRRPEAALVQAGAFLLTVCALVLAQAKVSFPILLADRFFPGFGVLQILGMGLYAAWIAGKLTDPERAPLVRARMWLFFSLVFFGQLALGLAGWERFLMTGDLHLPVPALILAGPIYRGEGIFMLTLFLSTVLLVGPAWCSHLCYIGAWDHQAALRTKRPQGLPSWAFPARLSIFALVMVTALGLRLMGVHWTWAVTLAAGFGLVGVGIMAAISRKVGVMAHCTVFCPIGLAAVALGRLLPWRLRINRDCDACGRCARVCRYGALEPEHLVNRKPGLSCTLCGDCIHRCRDGRLTYGFARLSSVASHQLFVLLISTLHAVFLATARI; from the coding sequence ATGACCTCGCCCACATCTCCATTGCGCACCACCCTGCGTACTTTTGGAGCCTTGACCCTGCCGACCTTGTCCTGCCTGTTGCTGGCGGCCCATTACCTGCGTTCCGGCGACCTGGGAATGGTGGCGGTCTGCCTGGCCTTGCCCGGCCTGTTTTTTCTTCGCCAGGCCTGGGTGCGTCCGGTGCTGCAAGCGGCCTTTGCAGCGGGCATGGCCGTCTGGGTACTGGCCATGATGGACCTGATCCAGTTTCGCCAAGTGGTCGGCCTGCCCTGGCTGCGGCTGGCCCTGATCCTCGGCTCGGTGGCCATGGTCACGGGCAGCGGAGCCTTGTTTTTCGAAACCCGCGTTCTTCGAGAACGCTTCCGCCGAAGGCCGGAAGCGGCATTGGTCCAGGCCGGGGCGTTTCTGCTCACGGTTTGCGCTTTGGTGCTGGCCCAGGCCAAGGTTTCCTTTCCGATCCTGCTCGCGGACCGCTTTTTCCCGGGCTTCGGCGTGCTCCAAATTCTGGGCATGGGCCTCTATGCGGCGTGGATCGCGGGCAAGCTGACGGATCCGGAGAGGGCTCCGCTGGTGCGTGCCCGGATGTGGCTGTTCTTTTCCCTGGTCTTTTTCGGCCAACTGGCCCTGGGTTTAGCGGGATGGGAGCGGTTCTTGATGACCGGGGACCTGCATCTGCCGGTTCCGGCCTTGATCCTGGCCGGACCGATCTATCGCGGGGAGGGGATCTTCATGCTCACTCTCTTTCTGAGCACGGTTCTCCTGGTGGGGCCGGCCTGGTGCAGCCATCTCTGCTACATCGGGGCCTGGGACCACCAGGCGGCCTTGCGGACCAAACGTCCGCAAGGCCTGCCGTCCTGGGCCTTCCCTGCCCGCCTGAGTATTTTCGCGCTTGTGATGGTTACGGCCCTGGGGTTGCGCCTGATGGGCGTACACTGGACCTGGGCCGTGACGTTGGCCGCCGGATTCGGACTGGTGGGAGTGGGGATCATGGCCGCAATATCCCGTAAAGTGGGCGTGATGGCCCATTGCACGGTCTTTTGTCCGATAGGGTTGGCCGCGGTGGCCCTGGGGCGACTGCTGCCCTGGCGGCTGCGCATCAACCGGGACTGCGACGCCTGCGGTCGCTGCGCCCGGGTCTGCCGGTACGGCGCCCTGGAGCCGGAACACCTCGTCAACCGGAAACCCGGCCTGTCCTGTACCCTCTGCGGAGACTGCATCCACCGCTGCCGCGACGGTCGGTTGACCTACGGCTTTGCCCGGCTCTCGTCGGTCGCATCTCACCAATTGTTCGTCCTGCTGATCAGCACCTTGCATGCCGTGTTCCTGGCCACGGCCAGGATTTGA
- a CDS encoding type II toxin-antitoxin system PrlF family antitoxin, producing MPASTLFESTLTERYQTTIPKVVRETLGLGKGDRLRYSIDAGEVFIARVDEEENDPVLEEFLAFLVRDMEQHPERIQAIDSGLAQRITSLAQNIQVDLDQPLEED from the coding sequence ATGCCAGCATCAACTTTGTTTGAGTCAACTCTGACAGAACGCTACCAAACCACCATTCCCAAGGTCGTTCGGGAAACCCTTGGACTCGGGAAAGGGGATAGGCTCAGGTACAGCATTGACGCGGGGGAAGTGTTCATTGCTCGTGTCGACGAGGAGGAAAATGATCCCGTGCTGGAGGAATTCCTCGCATTTCTGGTCCGAGACATGGAACAACATCCAGAACGGATTCAGGCGATAGACAGTGGTCTAGCCCAACGGATCACGTCGTTGGCGCAAAATATTCAAGTGGATCTTGACCAGCCGTTGGAAGAAGATTGA
- a CDS encoding type II toxin-antitoxin system YhaV family toxin, with product MSDAARPLVVNGWSIYAHPLFLDQLERLAAQVASLRDKDPRGYQKKNIAKRLAAISKLAFEIIPQDPRRPEYRQGGTLGGQRKHWLRAKFFQQYRLFFRYHQKKRIILYAWVNDEQTKRAYDSGNDAYKVFRKMLDKGCPPEDWESLLAQSKAHSKT from the coding sequence ATGAGCGACGCTGCACGGCCACTCGTCGTCAATGGATGGTCAATTTACGCCCACCCTTTGTTCCTGGACCAGTTAGAACGGCTTGCCGCGCAAGTGGCAAGTCTGAGGGACAAGGACCCACGAGGGTACCAGAAAAAAAATATCGCCAAACGTCTTGCCGCCATCTCCAAGCTGGCCTTCGAGATCATTCCCCAAGACCCGCGGCGTCCGGAATACCGCCAGGGCGGAACGCTGGGCGGCCAACGCAAGCACTGGCTCCGAGCCAAGTTTTTTCAACAATACCGGCTCTTCTTCCGTTATCATCAGAAAAAGCGAATCATTCTCTATGCCTGGGTCAACGACGAGCAGACAAAAAGGGCGTACGACAGTGGAAACGACGCTTACAAGGTCTTCCGGAAAATGCTCGACAAAGGATGCCCTCCGGAAGACTGGGAAAGCCTTCTGGCCCAATCGAAGGCGCACTCGAAGACATAA